From the genome of Myxococcaceae bacterium JPH2, one region includes:
- a CDS encoding serine hydrolase encodes MALLLVVVAACGGKRVPTGPGSPPDVLDDGWAVASFEDAAIPRSWFDALEHDVSEGTVAEPDSVLVARDGKLLYERYWNGFKREDAHDLRSATKSVTSLLVGMAHERGLLPDLDAPVLPLLAHLAPIQNVDARKERITLRHLLQMRSGLSCDDWDAKSPGNEEKMYDTRDWVRFIVDVPMRDEPGTVTRYCTGGAVLLGAVLEHVSGRSISDLSREWLFEPMAVQDFTWQPAGRTGTDTGGHLRLRPRDFLKLGQVVVEGGTWRGQRLVSEAWVSESTKALGPLGDANHGLLWWSTRFVIQGSPVDVAFARGNGGQYVLVAPSLKLTAAFTASHYNDAGSALPLELFGRYVLPAALGFERPVTHD; translated from the coding sequence ATGGCGTTGTTGCTGGTGGTGGTCGCGGCGTGCGGCGGGAAGCGAGTCCCCACGGGGCCGGGTTCTCCTCCGGATGTGCTCGATGACGGCTGGGCCGTGGCGTCCTTCGAGGACGCGGCCATCCCGCGTTCCTGGTTCGATGCGTTGGAGCACGATGTGTCGGAGGGCACGGTGGCGGAGCCGGACTCCGTGCTGGTCGCTCGGGACGGCAAGCTCCTCTACGAGCGCTACTGGAATGGCTTCAAACGGGAGGACGCGCACGACCTGCGGTCCGCCACCAAGAGCGTCACGTCCTTGCTGGTGGGCATGGCGCATGAGCGCGGCCTGCTCCCGGACCTGGACGCTCCCGTGCTGCCGCTCCTCGCTCACCTCGCCCCCATCCAGAACGTCGATGCGCGCAAGGAGCGCATCACCTTGAGGCACCTGCTCCAGATGCGCTCCGGCCTCTCCTGTGACGACTGGGATGCGAAGTCCCCCGGGAACGAGGAGAAGATGTACGACACCCGAGACTGGGTGCGCTTCATCGTCGACGTGCCCATGCGCGACGAGCCGGGCACCGTGACGCGCTACTGCACGGGCGGCGCGGTGTTGCTGGGCGCGGTCCTCGAACACGTCAGCGGTCGGTCCATCTCGGACCTCTCGCGCGAGTGGTTGTTCGAGCCGATGGCGGTTCAGGACTTCACCTGGCAGCCCGCGGGCCGAACGGGCACGGATACGGGGGGCCACCTGCGGCTGCGTCCACGCGACTTCCTCAAGCTGGGGCAAGTCGTCGTCGAGGGTGGAACCTGGCGAGGACAACGCCTCGTCTCCGAAGCCTGGGTGTCCGAGTCCACCAAGGCGCTCGGCCCGCTGGGCGACGCGAACCATGGCCTCCTGTGGTGGAGCACGCGCTTCGTCATCCAGGGCAGTCCCGTGGATGTGGCCTTCGCGCGAGGCAATGGCGGCCAGTACGTCCTGGTCGCGCCCTCGCTGAAGCTCACCGCGGCCTTCACCGCCAGCCATTACAACGACGCGGGCTCCGCGCTGCCGCTGGAGTTGTTCGGCCGGTATGTGCTGCCCGCGGCGCTGGGCTTCGAGCGGCCCGTCACCCATGACTGA
- a CDS encoding M4 family metallopeptidase — MARKLLASLAAVGLIGCGGSSPSPVTSSREVDPAQEGATAVTQAQQSLRSQTDSTEELVARSVIVDDTGSQHVRFDKRYKGLRVLGGDVVAHHGADGLLREVSGNARSLKGLAVKPLFDAPGAVVLAEKAFTGQRVGAGSAELVVDAREGTGALAYEAVLEGFQADGTPIELHVLVDAQTGALRGSWDAVHTTAASGTGKSLYLGSVGISTNSVASGFEMRDVTRGNGFYTLNLNNKTNGGSVFTDADNVWGNGTTSDAASAAVDAHVGQQLTYDYYSTVHGRNGIDGAGNTGYSRVHYSRRYNNAFWSDSCFCMTYGDGDGSTFTPLTALDVAGHEMTHGVTSRTANLTYSGESGGLNEATSDIFGTLVEFYANNPADPGDYLIGEEIFTPSTAGDALRYMYKPSIDGRSADCWSSSVGSLDVHYSSGVANHFFYLLAEGSNGNPASPTCNGSTVAGIGRDAAGKIWYRALTVYMTSSTNYAGARVATLKAATDLYGASSTQYSAVAAAWSAVSVN; from the coding sequence ATGGCTCGCAAGCTGTTGGCATCCCTGGCTGCGGTAGGGCTCATTGGATGTGGTGGCTCAAGTCCGTCGCCGGTTACCTCGTCGCGCGAGGTGGATCCCGCTCAGGAGGGCGCGACTGCCGTGACGCAGGCCCAGCAAAGCCTGCGGTCGCAGACGGACAGCACGGAAGAGCTGGTGGCGCGCTCGGTCATCGTCGATGACACCGGCTCGCAGCACGTGCGCTTCGACAAGCGTTACAAGGGCCTGCGCGTCCTGGGTGGAGACGTCGTGGCCCACCACGGCGCGGATGGGCTGCTGCGAGAAGTCTCCGGCAACGCACGGAGTCTCAAGGGGCTGGCGGTGAAGCCGCTGTTTGATGCTCCGGGCGCGGTCGTCCTCGCGGAGAAGGCCTTCACGGGCCAGCGAGTGGGCGCGGGCAGCGCCGAGCTTGTCGTGGATGCGCGAGAAGGCACGGGAGCACTCGCCTACGAGGCCGTCCTGGAAGGGTTCCAGGCGGATGGGACGCCCATCGAGCTGCACGTCCTGGTGGATGCGCAGACGGGAGCCCTTCGCGGGAGCTGGGACGCGGTCCACACGACCGCCGCGTCTGGGACTGGCAAGTCCCTCTACCTGGGCTCGGTGGGTATCAGCACCAACTCCGTGGCGAGCGGCTTCGAGATGCGCGACGTGACGCGCGGCAATGGCTTCTACACCCTCAACCTGAACAACAAGACGAACGGTGGCTCTGTCTTCACCGACGCTGACAATGTCTGGGGGAATGGCACCACGTCCGACGCCGCGTCGGCCGCGGTGGATGCCCACGTCGGCCAGCAGCTCACGTACGACTACTACTCCACGGTGCATGGCCGGAACGGCATCGATGGCGCGGGCAACACCGGCTACAGCCGGGTGCACTACAGCCGCCGCTACAACAATGCCTTCTGGTCCGACAGCTGCTTCTGCATGACGTACGGCGATGGGGATGGCAGCACCTTCACCCCGCTGACGGCACTCGACGTCGCGGGGCATGAGATGACGCACGGCGTGACGAGCCGCACCGCCAACCTCACCTACTCGGGTGAGTCCGGCGGCCTCAACGAGGCGACCAGCGACATCTTCGGCACGCTGGTGGAGTTCTACGCCAACAACCCGGCGGACCCGGGCGACTACCTCATTGGCGAGGAAATCTTCACCCCGTCCACCGCTGGGGACGCGCTGCGCTACATGTACAAGCCGTCGATTGACGGGCGCTCCGCGGATTGCTGGTCCAGCAGCGTGGGCTCGCTCGACGTGCACTACTCCAGCGGCGTGGCCAACCACTTCTTCTACCTGTTGGCGGAAGGCTCCAATGGGAACCCGGCGAGCCCCACCTGCAATGGCTCGACGGTGGCTGGCATTGGCCGGGATGCCGCGGGGAAGATCTGGTACCGCGCGCTCACCGTCTACATGACGTCGTCGACGAACTACGCGGGCGCTCGGGTCGCCACGCTCAAGGCGGCGACGGACCTCTATGGCGCGAGCAGCACCCAGTACAGCGCCGTGGCCGCGGCCTGGTCGGCAGTCAGCGTGAACTAG
- a CDS encoding hemerythrin domain-containing protein encodes MSFNALAPERRASCTGGSHAVRATQVLPRLVKAGQQEELVQVLLAQHAAGRKLTEAFLATAAERDALTQSAPRAQVARQLTRFTRMYQAHAAREDTVLFPAFHSLFAAKQVDELGERFEEEEHRLLGSQGFERALREVARLERTLGIHDLSQFTPQ; translated from the coding sequence TTGTCGTTCAATGCCCTGGCTCCGGAGCGTCGTGCGTCCTGCACGGGGGGCTCGCACGCGGTGCGGGCTACGCAGGTGCTCCCTCGGCTGGTGAAGGCGGGCCAGCAGGAGGAACTCGTCCAGGTGCTGCTCGCGCAGCACGCGGCCGGACGCAAGCTGACCGAGGCCTTCCTGGCCACCGCGGCCGAGCGTGACGCGCTCACGCAGTCGGCCCCGCGAGCCCAGGTCGCGCGGCAGCTCACCCGGTTCACCCGCATGTACCAGGCGCACGCCGCGCGCGAGGACACCGTGCTCTTTCCCGCCTTCCACTCCCTCTTCGCGGCGAAGCAGGTCGACGAACTCGGCGAGCGCTTCGAGGAAGAGGAGCATCGGCTCCTGGGGAGCCAGGGCTTCGAGCGCGCGCTCAGGGAGGTGGCTCGGCTCGAGCGAACCCTGGGGATTCATGACCTGTCCCAGTTCACTCCGCAGTGA
- a CDS encoding cation-transporting P-type ATPase: MRLPIPRQRLPTSWDESQGLASWDVVERRSRYGRNDVLVRSRHSFLQTLREAATDPMLWFLVGMSVLYLILGRLSEGWVLLGAIVPLLGMDAFLHHRTQASTEGLQSRLAARAFVLRDGQEVEVPAEEVVVGDLVRVEAGAYFPADGLVVRGEGLQAEESSLTGESLPAGKRPLRHLPPGDEPSVDGRHWGLAGTRVLTGTAWVRVLFTGAETLYGSIVRSVSRGEQARTPLQHAVAHLVAVLVVVAAGLCGVLAFVRWRQGFGWTDALLSAATLGVAALPEEFPLALTFFLGAGVYRLARRQALVQRAVSVENIGRVTCICSDKTGTLTEGRLSVAHVLPAPGTSRDVLLRAAALASREEGRDPLDAALLAEVERAAIPVPRGRAVATFPFTEERQRETAVVKEGQEELLIVVKGAPERILVQCVLETEVREAWRRRVSELAHEGRKVIACASQTLGLASWRGGEPEQGFDFLGLVACEDPVRGGVEEAVRECRDAGLRTVMVTGDHPETALTVARRLGLGGERPVVLTGDELEARLHDSSAPLAVDVVARALPIQKYALVRALRRDGEVVAATGDGVNDIPALQAADVGIAMGERGTRGAREAACIVLLDDDFGTLVRAIAEGRQLFLNLQRCFMYLLLIHIPLVFTAALLPLAGYPLLYLPIHIVWLELIIHPTAMLAFQQAAHPGRLGPPRVQGGARVFSAGIWALITCVGGLVSVGLVWGYVQSLGDGRDVAHGRAVALATLTLASACFAAVLTGWRTRSARWICGLSLGISVLLIQLRPLATVLGLHPLHGDDWARVLLVVMVALVPLLLARRRVALIGHA, encoded by the coding sequence ATGCGGCTTCCCATTCCTCGTCAACGCCTGCCGACCTCCTGGGATGAGTCCCAAGGCCTTGCCTCTTGGGACGTCGTGGAGCGGCGCTCCCGTTACGGGCGCAATGACGTGCTGGTGCGCTCGCGCCACTCCTTCCTCCAGACGCTGCGCGAGGCGGCGACGGATCCGATGCTCTGGTTCCTGGTGGGAATGAGCGTGCTCTACCTCATCCTCGGTCGGCTCTCGGAGGGATGGGTCCTGCTCGGGGCCATCGTCCCGCTGCTCGGGATGGATGCCTTCCTGCATCACCGGACGCAGGCCTCCACGGAGGGACTGCAAAGCCGGTTGGCGGCACGGGCCTTCGTGCTGCGAGACGGGCAGGAAGTCGAGGTGCCCGCCGAGGAGGTGGTGGTGGGGGACCTCGTCCGCGTGGAGGCCGGCGCGTACTTCCCCGCGGACGGTCTGGTGGTTCGTGGCGAGGGCCTCCAGGCCGAGGAGTCCTCTCTGACCGGGGAGTCCCTGCCGGCGGGCAAGCGGCCCCTCCGACACCTGCCACCGGGCGATGAGCCGTCGGTGGATGGGCGGCACTGGGGGCTGGCGGGAACGCGCGTGCTGACCGGTACCGCGTGGGTGCGAGTCCTCTTCACGGGGGCCGAAACGCTCTACGGGAGCATCGTGCGCTCGGTGTCCCGAGGTGAGCAGGCCCGCACGCCGCTCCAGCACGCCGTGGCGCATCTGGTCGCGGTCTTGGTGGTGGTGGCCGCGGGACTGTGCGGGGTGCTCGCCTTCGTTCGCTGGCGGCAAGGCTTTGGATGGACGGACGCGCTGCTGAGTGCCGCCACGCTGGGGGTGGCCGCGCTGCCCGAGGAGTTTCCCCTGGCGCTCACCTTCTTCCTGGGCGCGGGAGTCTACCGGCTGGCCCGCAGGCAGGCCCTGGTCCAGCGGGCTGTCTCGGTGGAGAACATCGGAAGAGTCACGTGCATCTGCTCGGACAAGACGGGCACCTTGACGGAGGGGCGCCTGAGCGTGGCCCACGTGCTTCCCGCTCCGGGCACCTCCAGGGATGTCCTGCTGCGCGCCGCGGCCCTGGCGTCGCGCGAAGAAGGGAGGGATCCGCTCGATGCCGCGCTGCTCGCCGAAGTCGAGCGCGCCGCGATCCCCGTCCCCAGGGGGCGGGCTGTCGCGACCTTCCCCTTCACCGAGGAGCGCCAGCGCGAGACGGCCGTGGTGAAAGAAGGGCAAGAGGAACTGCTCATCGTCGTGAAAGGGGCGCCCGAGCGAATCCTGGTCCAGTGTGTGCTCGAAACCGAAGTCCGCGAGGCATGGCGTCGGCGGGTGTCGGAGCTTGCCCACGAGGGCCGCAAGGTCATCGCGTGCGCGAGCCAGACCCTGGGCCTTGCGTCCTGGCGCGGCGGCGAGCCGGAGCAGGGATTCGACTTCCTGGGGCTTGTGGCCTGCGAGGACCCGGTGCGCGGCGGGGTGGAGGAGGCGGTTCGCGAATGCAGGGACGCGGGCCTGCGCACGGTGATGGTGACGGGAGACCATCCGGAGACGGCGTTGACGGTGGCGCGGCGCTTGGGGCTTGGCGGCGAGCGGCCCGTCGTCCTCACGGGCGACGAGTTGGAGGCCCGACTGCACGACTCGAGCGCGCCGCTGGCGGTGGATGTCGTGGCCCGCGCGCTACCGATTCAGAAGTATGCGCTGGTGCGGGCCTTGCGCCGGGATGGCGAGGTGGTCGCGGCCACGGGAGATGGGGTGAATGACATCCCGGCGCTCCAGGCCGCGGACGTGGGCATCGCCATGGGAGAGCGGGGGACACGCGGCGCGCGGGAGGCGGCCTGCATTGTCTTGCTCGATGACGACTTCGGCACGCTGGTGCGAGCCATTGCGGAGGGTCGGCAGCTCTTCCTCAATCTCCAGCGCTGCTTCATGTATTTGCTGCTCATCCACATCCCGCTCGTCTTCACCGCGGCGCTGCTTCCCCTGGCGGGGTATCCTTTGCTGTATCTGCCCATCCACATCGTGTGGTTGGAGCTCATCATCCACCCCACGGCGATGCTGGCCTTCCAGCAGGCGGCGCATCCGGGGCGGCTGGGGCCCCCGCGTGTTCAAGGCGGCGCGCGTGTCTTCTCCGCGGGAATCTGGGCCCTCATCACGTGTGTGGGCGGGCTGGTGTCGGTGGGGCTGGTCTGGGGATATGTCCAGAGCCTGGGCGACGGTCGCGATGTGGCCCATGGACGCGCGGTGGCGCTCGCGACCCTCACGCTCGCGAGCGCCTGCTTCGCGGCGGTCCTTACCGGGTGGCGTACCCGCTCCGCCCGGTGGATTTGCGGCCTGTCCCTGGGGATATCCGTCCTGCTCATTCAACTGCGCCCCCTGGCCACCGTGTTGGGGCTGCACCCGCTGCATGGGGATGATTGGGCGCGTGTGCTTCTTGTCGTGA